A DNA window from Rhodococcus sp. Z13 contains the following coding sequences:
- a CDS encoding alpha/beta fold hydrolase: MDVERPKLEGTVAVGGGRRLGFAEFGSAQGRAVFWLHGTPGARRQVPIEARAFAEREHVRLIGVDRPGIGSSTPHIYENVLAFADDLRIVADTLGIDRMALVGLSGGGPYTLAAAYALRERVVAAAVLGGVAPIVGPEAISSNLMKLGTVVAPALETAGVPIGTALSAAIRVVRPFASPIIDLYGRLSPEADRRLLARPEFKAMFLDDLLNGSRKQMAAPFADIVVFTRDWGFRVSDVKVPVQWWHGDTDHIIPIEHGLHMVDLLPDARFHHLPGESHLGGLGAAEEILTTVLELWDQD, from the coding sequence ATGGACGTCGAACGCCCCAAGCTCGAAGGCACCGTCGCGGTGGGAGGCGGCCGCCGGCTCGGTTTCGCCGAGTTCGGATCGGCGCAGGGACGCGCCGTGTTCTGGCTGCACGGCACCCCGGGCGCGCGGCGCCAGGTCCCGATCGAGGCGCGGGCGTTCGCCGAACGCGAGCACGTCCGGCTCATCGGTGTCGACCGGCCCGGCATCGGCTCGTCCACCCCGCACATCTACGAGAACGTCCTCGCCTTCGCCGACGACCTGCGCATCGTCGCCGACACCCTCGGCATCGACCGCATGGCCCTCGTCGGCCTGTCCGGGGGCGGCCCCTACACCCTCGCCGCCGCCTACGCGCTGCGGGAACGCGTGGTCGCCGCCGCGGTCCTCGGCGGTGTCGCGCCGATCGTCGGACCGGAAGCGATCAGCAGCAACCTCATGAAGCTCGGCACGGTCGTCGCACCGGCCCTCGAGACTGCGGGCGTGCCGATCGGCACCGCGCTGAGCGCCGCGATCCGGGTGGTGCGGCCGTTCGCGTCGCCGATCATCGACCTCTACGGGCGGCTGTCCCCGGAGGCCGACCGTCGCCTGCTCGCCCGCCCCGAGTTCAAGGCGATGTTCCTCGACGACCTGCTCAACGGCAGCCGCAAGCAGATGGCCGCGCCGTTCGCCGACATCGTCGTGTTCACCCGCGACTGGGGCTTCCGTGTCTCCGACGTGAAGGTGCCGGTGCAGTGGTGGCACGGCGACACCGACCACATCATCCCCATCGAGCACGGTCTGCACATGGTCGACCTGCTGCCCGACGCCCGGTTCCACCACCTGCCGGGCGAGAGCCACCTCGGGGGGCTCGGCGCGGCCGAGGAGATCCTCACTACTGTTCTGGAGTTGTGGGACCAGGACTGA
- a CDS encoding fluoride efflux transporter FluC, which translates to MIAVGVALAGSLGAVVRFVVDSALRARSASSLPWPTVLINVVGSLLLGLLTGAVLFHDAPAAMLTIAGVGFCGGFTTFSTTSVDSVRLIVARRYGAACAIVLGTLATGLAAAGVGLAVAAV; encoded by the coding sequence GTGATCGCGGTGGGCGTGGCGCTGGCGGGCAGCCTCGGCGCGGTCGTCCGCTTCGTCGTCGACAGCGCGCTGCGTGCCCGTTCCGCGTCGTCGCTGCCGTGGCCGACGGTGCTGATCAACGTCGTCGGGTCGCTGCTGCTGGGTCTGCTCACCGGGGCGGTGCTGTTCCACGACGCCCCCGCTGCGATGCTCACGATCGCCGGGGTGGGGTTCTGCGGTGGGTTCACCACCTTCAGCACGACCAGCGTCGACTCCGTCCGCCTGATCGTGGCGCGGCGCTACGGCGCGGCCTGCGCGATCGTGCTGGGCACCCTGGCGACCGGCCTGGCGGCGGCCGGTGTCGGCCTGGCGGTCGCCGCGGTGTGA
- a CDS encoding beta-ketoacyl-ACP synthase III: protein MGAQIAVPAPLRNSALLGLGVHRPERIVTNEEICQQIDSSDEWIQSRSGIKERRFAKQHPEESVVDMATSAAEQALAAADLTGAQIDTVIVATSTYPFQTPQAAALVADRIGTGGAAALDIQAGCAGFCYALGVASDLVRAGTAEHVLVVGVERMSDTTEPTDRSVRFIFGDGAGAVVVGASDEVGIGPTVWGSDGSQSNAIRQEPDWVDFATNPNQKRPWIIMEGTAVFRWAAFEMSKFARQIADKAGVDLEDLDAFVPHQANLRINDVIVKQLELPESVAVADDIIETGNTSAASIPLAMEKMLRTGQVEPGATALLLAFGAGLSYAGQVVKMPPLAK, encoded by the coding sequence ATGGGTGCACAGATCGCTGTCCCTGCCCCGCTGCGGAACAGCGCGCTGCTCGGCCTGGGAGTGCACCGCCCCGAGCGTATCGTCACCAACGAGGAGATCTGTCAGCAGATCGATTCCAGCGACGAGTGGATCCAGTCGCGGTCCGGTATCAAGGAGCGCCGCTTCGCCAAGCAGCACCCGGAGGAGTCCGTCGTCGACATGGCGACAAGCGCCGCCGAGCAGGCCCTCGCCGCCGCCGACCTGACCGGTGCCCAGATCGACACCGTCATCGTCGCCACCTCCACCTACCCCTTCCAGACCCCGCAGGCCGCAGCCCTGGTCGCCGACCGCATCGGCACCGGCGGCGCCGCCGCCCTCGACATCCAGGCCGGCTGCGCCGGCTTCTGCTACGCCCTCGGCGTCGCCTCCGACCTCGTGCGCGCCGGTACGGCCGAGCACGTGCTGGTCGTCGGTGTCGAGCGCATGAGCGACACCACCGAGCCCACCGACCGTTCCGTGCGCTTCATCTTCGGTGACGGTGCCGGCGCCGTGGTCGTCGGTGCGTCCGACGAGGTCGGCATCGGCCCGACCGTCTGGGGCTCCGACGGCTCGCAGTCCAACGCCATCCGCCAGGAACCCGACTGGGTGGACTTCGCCACCAACCCGAACCAGAAACGTCCGTGGATCATCATGGAGGGCACCGCGGTCTTCCGCTGGGCCGCCTTCGAGATGAGCAAGTTCGCCCGGCAGATCGCCGACAAGGCCGGGGTCGACCTCGAGGACCTCGACGCCTTCGTGCCGCACCAGGCCAACCTGCGCATCAACGACGTCATCGTCAAGCAGCTCGAACTGCCCGAGAGTGTTGCGGTCGCCGACGACATCATCGAGACCGGCAACACCTCCGCGGCGTCGATCCCGCTCGCGATGGAGAAGATGCTGCGCACCGGCCAGGTCGAGCCGGGCGCCACGGCGCTGCTCCTCGCCTTCGGTGCCGGCCTGTCCTACGCGGGCCAGGTCGTCAAGATGCCCCCGCTGGCCAAGTAA
- a CDS encoding thiamine pyrophosphate-dependent enzyme codes for MSPVDELDARFVTAVRALSGWVPQLRSATGEVDDDLLLRYFDAQMQSRHLDFAARILQQHGEGFYTIPSAGHESNAALGSCSRVTDPALLHYRSGGFYAARAALVEGSTPIRDVLAGCAASTFDPIAAGRHKVFGNARLNVLPQTSTIASHLPRALGLALALPRMQRLGLEATWPPDAVVLCSFGDASANHSTTVGALNAAAYCRYRGLPVPLLLVCEDNGLGISVPTPPGWLERSLSSYPGVGYRQVDGSDPVATLVAAREAVETVRTRRAPLVLHLRTVRYLGHAGSDVESAYRSAAEIAADHERDPLLGTARELVARGVLTPEAVLDRYEKMRAQVTAVVDELESPPRLRSAAEVMRPLHARRTPVPDDPHPAGEPLTLAQAITRALGGVLDEDPRTCVFGEDVGVKGGVYGITRGLQARFGRLRVFDTLLDEQTILGTALGFAVAGMLPIPEIQYLAYLHNAEDQLRGEAASLAFFSDGQYRNPMVVRIAGLAYQRGFGGHFHNDDSVAVLRDIPGLVLAVPSTPDTAGGLLRACVELARSEGRVCVFLEPIALYHERDLYEPGDGRWMRVPDPAGIRPGSVRTHGDGGDVLVVTFGNGVRMSLRAVHHTGVAATVLDLQWLSPLPVPALLEHTRRFERVVVVDETRRSGGVGEAVVAALVEDGHRGRIRRICARDSFVPLGPPAAHVLVSEDEIVDALLDEDE; via the coding sequence ATGTCGCCCGTCGACGAGCTCGACGCACGGTTCGTCACCGCGGTACGCGCCCTGTCCGGGTGGGTACCGCAACTCCGTTCCGCCACCGGAGAAGTCGACGACGATCTCCTGCTGCGGTACTTCGACGCCCAGATGCAGTCACGGCACCTGGATTTCGCGGCACGCATCCTGCAGCAGCACGGTGAGGGGTTCTACACGATCCCGTCGGCGGGACACGAGTCGAACGCGGCACTCGGATCGTGTTCGCGCGTCACGGATCCGGCGCTGCTGCACTACCGGTCCGGTGGGTTCTACGCGGCCCGCGCGGCGCTGGTCGAGGGCAGTACCCCGATCCGGGACGTGCTCGCGGGATGCGCCGCGTCGACCTTCGATCCGATCGCGGCGGGCCGGCACAAGGTGTTCGGCAACGCGCGGCTGAACGTCCTGCCGCAGACCTCCACGATCGCCTCGCACCTGCCGCGGGCACTCGGACTGGCGTTGGCGCTGCCGCGGATGCAGCGTCTCGGGCTCGAGGCGACGTGGCCGCCGGATGCGGTGGTGCTGTGCAGTTTCGGCGACGCGTCGGCGAACCATTCGACGACGGTGGGGGCGTTGAACGCCGCGGCCTACTGCCGGTATCGCGGTCTGCCGGTGCCGTTGCTGCTGGTGTGCGAGGACAACGGGCTCGGGATCAGTGTGCCCACCCCGCCGGGCTGGCTCGAGCGGTCGCTGTCGTCGTATCCGGGCGTCGGGTACCGGCAGGTCGACGGCTCCGATCCGGTCGCGACCCTCGTCGCGGCACGGGAGGCGGTGGAGACGGTGCGGACCCGGCGGGCGCCGCTCGTGCTGCACCTGCGGACGGTGCGCTATCTCGGGCACGCGGGCTCCGACGTCGAATCCGCCTACCGCAGTGCGGCGGAGATCGCCGCCGACCACGAGCGGGACCCGTTGCTCGGCACGGCCCGCGAACTCGTCGCCCGCGGGGTGCTCACCCCAGAGGCGGTGCTGGACCGTTACGAGAAGATGCGCGCGCAGGTCACGGCGGTGGTCGACGAACTGGAGTCGCCGCCGCGGTTGCGGTCGGCGGCGGAGGTGATGCGGCCGCTGCACGCGCGTCGCACCCCGGTGCCCGACGACCCGCACCCGGCCGGTGAACCGCTGACCCTGGCCCAGGCGATCACCCGCGCACTCGGGGGTGTCCTCGACGAGGACCCGCGCACCTGCGTGTTCGGCGAGGACGTCGGGGTCAAGGGCGGGGTCTACGGGATCACCCGGGGGCTGCAGGCACGCTTCGGCCGGCTGCGGGTGTTCGACACCCTGCTCGACGAGCAGACGATCCTCGGTACCGCACTGGGGTTCGCCGTGGCGGGCATGCTGCCGATCCCCGAGATCCAGTACCTGGCGTATCTGCACAACGCGGAAGACCAGCTCCGTGGGGAGGCCGCGAGCCTGGCGTTCTTCTCCGACGGGCAGTACCGCAACCCGATGGTGGTGCGCATCGCGGGCCTGGCCTACCAGCGCGGATTCGGCGGGCACTTCCACAACGACGATTCGGTGGCGGTGCTGCGTGACATTCCCGGTCTCGTGCTGGCGGTGCCGAGCACCCCCGACACGGCGGGCGGGTTGCTGCGGGCGTGCGTCGAACTGGCCCGCAGCGAGGGACGGGTGTGCGTCTTCCTCGAACCGATCGCGCTGTACCACGAACGCGACCTGTACGAGCCGGGTGACGGGAGGTGGATGCGGGTTCCCGACCCGGCGGGGATCCGGCCCGGTTCGGTGCGCACCCATGGCGACGGCGGCGACGTGCTGGTGGTGACCTTCGGCAACGGGGTGAGGATGAGCCTGCGGGCCGTCCACCACACCGGGGTCGCCGCGACCGTCCTGGACCTGCAGTGGCTGTCGCCGCTGCCGGTGCCCGCCCTGCTCGAGCACACGCGTCGCTTCGAGCGGGTGGTGGTGGTCGACGAGACCCGGCGCAGCGGTGGGGTCGGCGAGGCGGTGGTGGCGGCGCTCGTCGAGGACGGTCACCGGGGCCGGATCCGGCGGATCTGCGCCCGCGACAGCTTCGTTCCGCTCGGTCCCCCGGCCGCGCACGTGCTGGTCTCGGAGGACGAGATCGTCGACGCCCTGCTCGACGAGGACGAGTGA
- a CDS encoding fluoride efflux transporter FluC: MGPGLTGGERPLPRALHLRPSALVAVAVGGLIGTSARYGLGRWFPVGAGGWPVTTFAINVLGALLLGFLLEALIRSGPDTSWRQVVRLGAGTGALGSFTTYSALAVDTDLLLRDGHLLAAVTYALGTVLAGLLATGLGIALAARLGDRRSAP; this comes from the coding sequence GTGGGACCAGGACTGACCGGGGGCGAACGCCCGCTGCCGAGAGCGCTGCACCTGCGACCCTCGGCGCTCGTCGCGGTCGCCGTGGGCGGCCTGATCGGGACGAGTGCCCGCTACGGCCTCGGCCGGTGGTTCCCCGTCGGGGCCGGCGGCTGGCCGGTCACGACCTTCGCGATCAACGTCCTCGGTGCGCTGCTGCTCGGCTTCCTGCTCGAGGCGCTGATCCGCAGCGGCCCCGACACCTCCTGGCGGCAGGTGGTCCGGCTCGGCGCCGGCACCGGCGCGCTGGGCTCGTTCACCACCTACAGCGCACTCGCCGTCGACACCGACCTGCTGCTGCGCGACGGCCACCTGCTCGCCGCGGTGACCTACGCACTCGGCACCGTCCTCGCCGGGTTGCTCGCCACCGGCCTCGGCATCGCCCTCGCCGCCCGCCTGGGCGACCGCCGGAGCGCGCCGTGA
- a CDS encoding DUF2510 domain-containing protein: MTPGDPTAYRPPAGWHRDNADPTLERWWDGYRWTDATRPAYIPTAAQYPAAQYPAAHPAGYPAVPPPGRSTTRNFGRVSLVLGIVAMLLAVLAWLAGILNFGIVGPLALLGVILGGVALVGRKSDDTPRDRAIAIAGSVLSGTAGLLAIVQLAVLIADVS, translated from the coding sequence ATGACCCCCGGAGACCCGACGGCGTACCGGCCCCCGGCGGGGTGGCACCGCGACAACGCGGATCCGACCCTGGAGCGGTGGTGGGACGGATACCGGTGGACGGACGCGACGCGCCCCGCCTACATACCGACGGCCGCCCAGTATCCGGCCGCCCAGTATCCGGCCGCTCATCCCGCCGGGTACCCTGCCGTACCGCCCCCCGGACGGTCGACGACCCGCAACTTCGGACGCGTGTCGCTGGTCCTCGGCATCGTCGCGATGCTGCTCGCCGTGCTCGCCTGGCTCGCCGGGATCCTCAACTTCGGCATCGTGGGCCCGCTCGCGCTCCTCGGTGTGATCCTGGGGGGTGTGGCCCTCGTCGGCCGGAAGAGCGACGACACACCCCGCGACCGGGCGATCGCGATCGCCGGATCGGTCCTGAGCGGAACGGCGGGCCTGCTGGCCATCGTCCAGCTCGCCGTGCTGATCGCCGACGTCTCCTGA
- a CDS encoding MDR family MFS transporter, giving the protein MTTHSEPLVLTQRRIWIIFSALIAGMMLSSLDQTIVSTAMPTIVGQLGGVEHQAWITTAYLLAVTIVMPIYGKFGDVFGRRYLFLIAIGVFTLASLGCSLTDDFWTFVVFRAIQGFGGGGLMILSQAIIADVVPASERGKYMGPLGAIFGLSAVGGPLIGGFFVDHLSWEWCFYINIPVGVLAFVITWFALRLPSKRPTKRVDVLGVLTLSLATTCLIFFTDFGGDSDRGWTDSLTLMFGAGLIVFVCLFVLVESRAQDPIIPLSLFRNSIFVNATAIGFVLGLGMFSAIAFMPTFLQMSSGTSAAVSGLLLLPMMAGLMLTSIGSGIAITKTQRYKIYPILGALITAGGMLWLTTLAGDTPLWLVCSMLFVLGLGLGLIMQVVILIVQNAVPADEIGTATSTNNYFREVGAALGVAIFGTIFTNRLAEKLVEVFTSAGATPDQASQATATVDPATLKLLPDEVRQGVVDAYADSLAPVFWYLIPFLLVAFVLACFIREIPLSDEALMVARGEAVADPAKTAKKDAGQSGDESGADGSGVTVGATDPGADADGGEPDRP; this is encoded by the coding sequence GTGACCACCCATTCGGAACCACTGGTTCTCACCCAGCGCCGGATCTGGATCATCTTCTCGGCGCTCATCGCGGGCATGATGCTCTCCAGCCTGGATCAGACGATCGTCTCGACCGCCATGCCGACGATCGTCGGGCAGCTCGGCGGCGTCGAGCACCAGGCGTGGATCACCACCGCCTACCTGCTCGCGGTGACCATCGTGATGCCGATCTACGGCAAGTTCGGCGACGTCTTCGGCCGCCGGTACCTGTTCCTGATCGCCATCGGTGTGTTCACCCTCGCGTCGCTGGGGTGCTCGCTCACCGACGACTTCTGGACGTTCGTGGTGTTCCGCGCGATCCAGGGCTTCGGTGGCGGCGGCCTGATGATCCTGTCGCAGGCGATCATCGCCGACGTGGTGCCCGCGAGCGAGCGCGGTAAGTACATGGGTCCGCTGGGCGCGATCTTCGGTCTGTCGGCCGTGGGTGGTCCGCTCATCGGCGGGTTCTTCGTCGACCACCTGAGCTGGGAGTGGTGCTTCTACATCAACATCCCGGTCGGTGTGCTCGCGTTCGTCATCACCTGGTTCGCGCTGCGCCTGCCGTCGAAGAGGCCGACGAAGCGCGTCGACGTCCTCGGTGTGCTCACGCTGTCGCTCGCGACCACCTGCCTGATCTTCTTCACCGACTTCGGTGGCGACTCCGACCGCGGCTGGACCGACTCGCTGACCCTGATGTTCGGCGCCGGTCTGATCGTGTTCGTGTGCCTGTTCGTGCTCGTCGAGTCGCGGGCGCAGGATCCGATCATCCCGCTGTCGCTGTTCCGCAACTCGATCTTCGTCAACGCCACCGCCATCGGTTTCGTGCTCGGCCTGGGCATGTTCTCGGCGATCGCGTTCATGCCGACCTTCCTGCAGATGTCGTCGGGCACCTCGGCGGCGGTCTCCGGTCTGCTGCTGCTGCCGATGATGGCGGGCCTGATGCTCACCTCGATCGGGTCCGGTATCGCGATCACCAAGACCCAGCGGTACAAGATCTATCCGATCCTCGGTGCGCTGATCACCGCCGGCGGGATGCTGTGGCTGACCACGCTCGCGGGCGACACCCCGCTGTGGCTGGTGTGCTCGATGCTGTTCGTACTCGGCCTGGGACTCGGCCTGATCATGCAGGTCGTCATCCTCATCGTGCAGAACGCCGTGCCCGCCGACGAGATCGGTACCGCGACGAGCACGAACAACTACTTCCGCGAGGTCGGTGCGGCGCTCGGTGTCGCGATCTTCGGCACCATCTTCACCAACCGGCTCGCGGAGAAGCTCGTCGAGGTGTTCACCTCGGCCGGCGCGACCCCCGATCAGGCGAGCCAGGCCACCGCGACCGTCGATCCCGCGACCCTGAAGCTGCTGCCCGACGAGGTGCGGCAGGGTGTCGTCGACGCCTACGCCGACTCGCTGGCCCCGGTGTTCTGGTACCTGATCCCGTTCCTGCTCGTCGCGTTCGTGCTGGCCTGCTTCATCCGGGAGATCCCGCTGTCCGACGAGGCCCTGATGGTCGCGCGCGGCGAGGCCGTCGCCGACCCGGCGAAGACCGCGAAGAAGGACGCCGGGCAGAGCGGCGACGAGTCCGGTGCCGACGGGTCCGGGGTCACCGTGGGTGCGACGGACCCGGGGGCCGATGCCGACGGCGGCGAGCCGGATCGCCCGTGA
- a CDS encoding cytochrome P450, translating into MTKMLAPPPPGLAPVPGDAGLPYVGYALHYMRNPLGAYEKRYRELGPVSWFRFAGRQWVVLLGPDAVGAALQNRDRALSNGPGWRTLIGPFFDRGLMLLDGDEHTAHRRIMSQAFTRDRLALYTERMHPSIEKTLDGWVPREGFRAYPAIKELTLGLATEIFMGGAEGSSAREMEEVNKAFIGCVQAATALVRYPLPGTRWRRGVVGRARLEKFFRRYLPARRAGDGDDIFSVFCHVESEEGERFSDDDVVNHMIFLMMAAHDTSTITLSTAMQYLGQFPEWQQRCREESESLGTTTPGFEQLDLLTSLDLVIKECQRLVTPVPGIVRRASKDTEILGHFVPKGTLVNVGMHYSHHMPELWPDPERFDPERFSPERREDKVHKYAWAPFGGGAHRCLGMYFSGAEIKTVLHHLLLRYRWHVPADYVAPMNFTSLPFPDDGGPIDLRTR; encoded by the coding sequence GTGACCAAGATGCTCGCTCCCCCACCTCCCGGCCTGGCCCCGGTTCCCGGCGACGCCGGCCTCCCCTACGTCGGCTACGCGCTGCACTACATGCGCAATCCCCTCGGCGCGTACGAGAAGCGCTACCGCGAACTCGGACCCGTCTCGTGGTTCCGGTTCGCCGGACGCCAGTGGGTGGTGCTGCTCGGCCCCGACGCGGTCGGGGCGGCGCTGCAGAACCGCGACCGCGCACTGTCGAACGGTCCCGGCTGGCGCACCCTGATCGGGCCCTTCTTCGACCGCGGGCTCATGCTGCTCGACGGCGACGAGCACACCGCGCACCGCCGCATCATGTCGCAGGCGTTCACCCGCGACCGGCTCGCGCTCTACACCGAGCGGATGCACCCGTCGATCGAGAAGACCCTCGACGGGTGGGTGCCCCGCGAGGGTTTCCGCGCCTATCCGGCGATCAAGGAACTCACCCTGGGGTTGGCGACGGAGATCTTCATGGGCGGCGCCGAGGGGTCGTCGGCCCGGGAGATGGAGGAGGTCAACAAGGCGTTCATCGGGTGCGTGCAGGCCGCGACCGCGCTGGTGCGCTATCCCCTGCCCGGCACGCGGTGGCGTCGCGGTGTGGTGGGCCGGGCGCGGCTCGAGAAGTTCTTCCGGCGATATCTGCCGGCGCGGCGCGCGGGTGACGGCGACGACATCTTCTCGGTGTTCTGTCACGTCGAATCCGAAGAAGGCGAACGGTTCTCGGACGACGACGTGGTCAACCACATGATCTTCCTGATGATGGCCGCACACGACACGTCGACGATCACCCTGTCGACGGCGATGCAGTATCTCGGCCAGTTCCCCGAGTGGCAGCAGCGGTGCCGCGAGGAGTCGGAGTCTCTCGGCACGACCACACCGGGATTCGAGCAGCTCGATCTGCTCACCTCCCTGGACCTGGTGATCAAGGAGTGTCAGCGGCTGGTCACGCCGGTGCCGGGCATCGTGCGGCGCGCGTCGAAGGACACCGAGATCCTCGGGCACTTCGTACCGAAGGGCACCCTGGTGAACGTGGGTATGCACTACAGCCACCACATGCCCGAATTGTGGCCCGATCCCGAACGTTTCGATCCGGAACGGTTCTCACCGGAGCGTCGTGAGGACAAGGTGCACAAGTACGCGTGGGCCCCCTTCGGTGGTGGCGCGCACCGGTGCCTCGGCATGTACTTCTCGGGCGCCGAGATCAAGACGGTGCTGCACCATCTGCTGCTGCGGTATCGCTGGCACGTGCCGGCCGACTACGTGGCGCCGATGAACTTCACGTCGCTGCCGTTCCCGGACGACGGTGGCCCGATCGACCTCCGAACGAGATAG
- a CDS encoding HNH endonuclease family protein, which yields MANTRTSAIPRWVWIVCFIMVTVIVVLLEPVDTDEPSGSGGGGTLENLSEALAALEALPVRAAEPQDGYDRSLFGPAWTDDVTVEFGGNGCDTRNDILRRDLTDVTFESGRKQCTIVSGILDDPYTGKQIHFRRGVDTSAAVQIDHVVALSDAWKKGARALSDQEKRNLANDPRNLIAVDGPTNQGKGDSDASQWLPPNTAFHCEYIARQIEVKTAYRLWVTRPEHDAMARILATC from the coding sequence ATGGCGAATACTCGCACGTCGGCCATTCCCCGCTGGGTGTGGATCGTGTGCTTCATCATGGTCACCGTCATCGTCGTCCTCCTCGAACCGGTGGACACCGACGAACCGTCCGGTTCCGGCGGCGGTGGCACCCTCGAGAACCTCTCGGAGGCCCTCGCAGCGCTCGAGGCGCTGCCGGTGCGTGCCGCGGAACCGCAGGACGGCTACGACCGGTCACTGTTCGGCCCGGCCTGGACGGACGACGTGACCGTCGAGTTCGGCGGCAACGGGTGCGACACCCGCAACGACATCCTCCGGCGCGACCTCACCGACGTCACCTTCGAGTCGGGACGCAAGCAGTGCACGATCGTCTCCGGCATCCTCGACGACCCCTACACGGGTAAACAGATCCACTTCCGCCGCGGCGTCGACACCTCGGCGGCCGTGCAGATCGACCACGTCGTCGCCCTGTCGGACGCGTGGAAGAAGGGCGCCCGCGCCCTCAGCGACCAGGAGAAGCGGAACCTCGCGAACGATCCGCGCAACCTCATCGCCGTCGACGGCCCCACCAACCAGGGCAAGGGCGATTCGGACGCCTCGCAGTGGCTGCCGCCCAACACCGCCTTCCACTGCGAGTACATCGCGCGGCAGATCGAGGTGAAGACCGCCTACCGGCTGTGGGTCACCCGGCCCGAACACGACGCGATGGCCCGCATCCTCGCCACCTGCTGA
- the aroD gene encoding type I 3-dehydroquinate dehydratase, producing MGRTITPVRVADVTIGEGAPTIIVPVTGRTPEVLREQVAAVAGRADVVEWRVDFFHAADDHDAVRAQSAALAEQLQGTPLLATCRTSDEGGEIEIDDDAYADLTVALAESGSVHLVDVEYRRDRSAVERIVAAAHARGVAVVASNHDFDGTPPKDEIVARLRQMQDLGADICKIAVMPRSTGDVLTLLDATRTMHEEYAERPLITMSMGGLGVVSRIAGQVFGSAATFGMVGTASAPGQIDADELRSVLEVLHRAG from the coding sequence GTGGGACGAACGATCACCCCGGTCCGCGTCGCGGACGTGACGATCGGTGAGGGCGCACCCACGATCATCGTCCCCGTCACCGGCCGCACCCCGGAGGTCCTGCGTGAGCAGGTCGCCGCGGTCGCCGGTCGCGCCGACGTCGTGGAGTGGCGGGTGGACTTCTTCCACGCCGCCGACGACCACGACGCGGTGCGCGCCCAGTCCGCCGCCCTCGCCGAGCAGCTGCAGGGCACCCCGCTGCTGGCGACCTGCCGCACCTCCGACGAGGGCGGCGAGATCGAGATCGACGACGACGCCTACGCCGATCTGACGGTCGCGCTCGCCGAGAGCGGCAGCGTGCACCTCGTGGACGTGGAGTACCGCCGCGACCGGTCCGCCGTCGAGCGGATCGTCGCGGCGGCACACGCCCGCGGGGTCGCGGTGGTGGCGTCGAACCACGACTTCGACGGCACCCCGCCGAAGGACGAGATCGTCGCGCGGCTGCGGCAGATGCAGGATCTCGGCGCCGACATCTGCAAGATCGCGGTGATGCCGCGCTCGACCGGCGACGTGCTGACCCTGCTCGACGCGACCCGCACGATGCACGAGGAGTACGCCGAGCGGCCGCTCATCACCATGTCGATGGGTGGGCTCGGGGTCGTCTCCCGGATCGCCGGGCAGGTCTTCGGGTCGGCGGCGACCTTCGGGATGGTCGGCACCGCCTCGGCTCCCGGTCAGATCGACGCCGACGAGCTGCGCTCGGTGCTCGAGGTGCTCCACCGGGCCGGCTAG